A single window of Nicotiana sylvestris chromosome 3, ASM39365v2, whole genome shotgun sequence DNA harbors:
- the LOC138887214 gene encoding uncharacterized protein, protein MPLAIYKRLGIGRAKPISMLLQLADKTVKSPSGILDDMLIQVGKFVFPAYFVILDCKVDEETSIILGRSFFATGRALIDCETGELKMRLNDEEITFNVQKSMRRPKADDEMLTIEDPLAACLVNLDEVNGEELAEWITPS, encoded by the exons ATGCCCTTGGcgatctataagaggttgggTATTGGAAGAGCTAAACCCATTTCTATGTTGTTGCAGTTGGCTGATAAGACCGTGAAAAGTCCTTCTGGTATtttggatgatatgttgattcaggtagggaaatttgtatTCCCTGCATATTTTGTTATTCTAGATTGCAAGGTGGATGAAGAGACttccataattttgggaaggtcgTTCTTTGCCACTGGGAGAGCTCTTATTGATTGTGAgactggggagctcaagatgCGGTTGAACgatgaagagataacattcaatgtgcagaaatctatgaggcgaccaa aagctgatgatgagatgctgactattgaggaccctcttgctgcatgtctggtaaatttagatgaggtgaatggggAAGAACTGGCGGAATGG